The sequence AGTGACGCCCAACGATCCGCTTCCACCTAGACAGTATCAATGGCAAAAGAGCCCACACAACTCCCCCTGCTCAACTTTTCACCCCCGACAATCGCGATTTTGGGAAAGATTACACACCTGATCGTATGGAGCATCAATATCTGACGATGGAATCCATCTCTTTCTTTTTTCGGGAACATTAATTCTTGACGATGGGACCTATTTCCCCCTTTTTCGACTGCATTAATCTCTACTGCTAAACCTATCTCCTCCTTTTCCGATTGTATTAATCCCTTACATCATTTTTCTTATCATGTACAGATGCCACCCTAGACAAACGGTACCTTTACGATCGTCCTTTACGGGGAAAGGTATCAATCAACCATCGATATAAATGAGCTCTTGAAGAACCATAGATTAAGGAGAGGAGTCATCAGCCTCCCGTCATCGACCATCCATATATAAAAGGTAACCCCTAAAAGTTTAAAAagggatgaatttttttttttttcactaatcCATCCTCATTGCTGATTTTACCATTGAAAAGGTCGGATCGGGAATTCCCTCGACACGACCACTTGTGTGGGGGATCCTAGGGAAGCCAATGCTCACCTCGATTCATCTGCAGAACCCCAAGAAAGCTCAAACGACCTCAGCTTACTGAAGAGTCCATCTCGAACAAACAAGTAGCATCTCGAGAAGGCATTAGTCAAACTTTCCTCCACTCCAATCACCTCTCAAGACTATCGCGTCCGTCTTTAGGATCAGCTTGCGTCTTGGAAATAGAATCAAATCGTACCAACTCTAGCATTCAGGCAATAACAAAACTTATCAGTAAAATCATTCTTTATTGGTTCTTGAGTGTGACTTGACCTAACAAATTAGAGAAGATATCATAAATATATGAGAGAGCGATATTCGATTGGCATGTGTTCGTCGAATTCTTGATTGATAATTAATTTGATTGCATGAAAATTTGGTGAAAAAGTTAGCATGGGTTTTATATCTGAAAAAATATTTTGCTcggaaaaaagaaaatatttaaacATCAAAGAATGTATGGTATATAAATACCGtatgtattttaaaaaattttagtatGGATGAGAGAGGATGTTGGGGTTTTATTCTAAGAGAATTGTGCGTTATCCTAAAAAAAAccatcttttttatatttttcaaaaagtATAATATTTTCTTGAAATATCCTTGATTTGATAGTCATCCACGTATAtttgtttttttccctttccaATGGATACAATACTTattacattataatattttttatattgttgAAAACACTATGACACAGTATTAAAAACATTGTAATTATATCAGCTCATCTTATAGATAGTCCTTAGAAAAATAGAGGAAAAAATAGATAGTCCATAGAAAAATAGAGGATAAATAGGCAGGTGACTAGGGTATTAGATAAAAAAAGGAGCATCGTCAAAGGATTTAAAAATAAAAGACATattggaaaaatagaaaaaatatgttttttttcaaaaatttatcGAAAAATAATTCTTTATGATCGCTATGAAGCATGTAAAATAATTCTTTTAAGTTTGTATTATCTTACGAAATGATTTATTTTACTGTGGGTATTCTCATGTTATGAACTATTTCTTCTGCAAATAATATCTAATCCGAAGGTCCAAAATTGATTAAAGGTTAATTAACCATGTCAGTTTTTTTTATAAGTTTTATAATTAAAAGTTAAGATAAAAGTTATTTTATAGGAAAAGATAGTAAAAGATTTTGTCATCTAGTAAAACTTATCACGATGACAACTGAGaggtaattacatattatttcttttagTTAGATCATTTTGAtcattagacttaaaaaatttatattaaaatatatatagttataaaaataaaatatttaacctcatttaATCTAATATCATTAATTTTACCGATAGAAGATATAATATGTGACCGATAGCATGTACAGGAATGACATAATAATGATtgacaaaaaagataattttaatgttctagATAAGACATCTATGTCAAAGTCGCTATGCAACTATATCAGTGGGAGGTAAGGTAAAAGCCTTGTGTCATATCAACAAACGTATGATGGTGTTGTGCCGATGCAAATGCCTCAGCTCTTGCTAATGCCCGTCGACATAGATGTAGAGTGACGCAGATAGAGAGTGGCATTGGATGAGGAAGAGGACGAAGAGCGATGTTAGGAGATAAGGCAAAGGGAGGCAACATCTGTGGCACCCCCTCGTGTCAGGATCCAAAGGGGCAAGGTCTGCATGCTCTACATCAATGATGGTGGTGGCGGTGTGATGTGAGGGGAAACTCTTGGGAATGACCCTCGCGCACCTTAAGTAACCTCTTAGGTACAAGTTCCACAACCTCGATGACATAGTCTCCAACTACTTCAATGTTATTAATGGCATCGACATCGAGGGCATATTTGTTGTCATGCTTTTTGCTACTCGCAATGGCGCCCGCTCACTCTTCCACGCTAACGACACCTGGGTTCCACGCAATGGCATCCTCATCGATCACAACAAAGCACCTCTTTTGAAAAGCGTCTACTTCTTCTTTATCCTCCCCCACATCGTCTCGTGGGGGCGATAGAGGGACTACGATTGATGTCAGAGGCCATGAAGTGGGTCATGAGGAGGCTTTTAGGGATTGACTAGCGCTAGCTACATAATATAGTGAAGACAATATTGATCCCATGCTACAACCTACAAAGCCTTGCCCCGCTTGTCTTCTTAAATGCCGATGCCTTAGAGAGTGAGAGCTTCGACTTTCAATCATGGGAGGTATATAGGGCCATGTGGGTGAAACCAACGTGGTTAGGCCGGTTCAAATCGACGAAATACGATCAATGGATTGCTCTATGACTCGTGTCAACGTGGACGACGAGTTAACAATGAGCAACCTGACGACCATCACCCACATCCTTGACAACAAACTTAACTATGTCATCTCTTCCATCCTCTCCCTTTGTCGACGTAATTGTAAAACGGTGCCGACGCAATTTCAGAGTAACACTAACGCAAATGCCTTAACCGAGAAtgctaaaattatctttttgtttattatttttgtGTTATTGCTGCATGTGCTATATCTTTCGTCGATAAAATTGATgacattatgataaataaatttaaatattttactttcataaatatagaaatttttttcaatataaaattttgaagtctAAGAATCGATATGTCAAAGTAGTCTTATTACAAGTTATTCATCTCTACATTACAAGCAATATAATTAGCTTTATTATAGCTATCAAGATCAAGTCGGTTATTGACCGCATAAACCAAATCACATGTCAAGCCGTGCATCCAGAATAATGGTTTTGAACAAATGAGCCCGGCTCGAAAGAACCAACCGAGACGAAGAAGTCCGGTCCGAATATGTACCTTCGACCGAATAATTGACATACCCTTAACCCGAACCGACATCCTTTGTTAGTTAGTCATGAATATATATACTGGGAAGGGATCACATCTTCCTTGGTTTCCTTCTTTCCGCCATTCTTGTATGGCCAAAGAATACAAGAACTAGACGATGAGAATGGCAAAACCGAGTTCTCATTCGGTAAACCATGTTTGTTGTCGTCATGGAATTTTCACATATTGGAAATAGACTCCAAACCCCATTTATGTGTAAGATATTACATTTCTTCACCCTCTTCAAGTTGGCTTTTGTTAGTCATCTTTTTGTGGCATAAGATGGATGATCTCCTCACCTCTTCGAGTCTTTTGAGTTTTGTTGGTGATCTTACCGCATCCAATTTGAGAGTTCGTTTGCAATACTACAAAAATTATTTCAATAAAACTATCTCAATTAACATGATAgatagtataaaaatattgttacttTCATCTTAGTTAGTTGATATTTGATAGTATAGTTGTTTTTTATTATATTGTAAGGCATAACaatcttttatattttaatttcattcGTATTCACTTTGGCATTTGGTGCTAAACGCTTTCCAATTATTTCGTACTATTTACATTTTATCATATTAAGCACGTTTATAGTACATTgctataattaattatttgacaataattttaattaaaacatGCAATTCTATCGATTGATTCATTGGTTCAACCAACGATCCGATGACAATAAACATAACATGCCAATGATCGGTTCGGGTCAACTTCTCAAAGATTATTTAATGGGTCATCTCATAGGATCCACGTTAAACGATGTTAAACTCATTTTCTCACCCCAAAGAGTTATTTAGTTTCTTCGATCACCACAACGAAGAACGAAGAATCAAATAAAACTATTGTGTCTGTCAAGATGACATTCGTTAAAATGACCCATGCGAATAAGAATAAATATCTTCAGATCTGCTCCCCACATCAAACGATTCCCCGATTCCACAGCCACCGATTCCTATGCCAGTTCCAGATCTGGACCACCTCATGGTGTGGAACCTCTAAAGCAGCTACGCACAAGGAAGAAGCGTGCGTGCAATTGGCGGTCATCGTCTACCTACTACAGTCCTTTACACGATAAGGACAACACAAAAAATATCGACCATGGCGACTGACTCGACTCCGTAGAACAAATTACCACCTTTATTGCATCTTTTTTCTTCCAATCAAGTACCGGATCAGAGATCAGAAACTTCACCTGCGTATCGGGCCGCTGCGGCTCCTCCTAGACGAATCGGACGGCACCCGACGGCCGTTCGCGTGGCCACCGGTGCCGCTGCTCCCCGAATCGCCGTCCACGATCTCCGCCAGCATACGCTGCAGGTCCTCCAACGTGTCCGGCTTCTGCCAGTTAtcgtattttattattattatattccaATTAAAATGTGAAAGAAATTGAAAATTCAGGGGAATTCTCGTCATTTGAATCAACTCTTCGCCCGTAACGCGGGTTGGAACCAACGGTTGATTCAGTGCCACGTACAGAAAACTCTTTAAGATCCACGCAGATTAACTGAGGTGAACGAGATTACCTCCGATTTCACCCCGTCCATCATCGCCAGCATCTCTTGCATGAAATCAGAAAAATCCTGGCCGTCCAAAAAaccaatattatttttaaaaactcgtgatgatttatttttagtaaaaaggaaaaagatagaGAAAACCTGGTCGCCGTCGTCGTCGAGGGGGTCGTAGAAGCCGGCGTCGTACATGGCGCGCTTGCCCTTATCCGAGAGCACTGCGGGAACAGCAGACCGCAGCCTCCGTTAATGACTGCGTAATTAGCTTGTCGGGAGAACAAACAAGAACCGTCACTTACCGGAGTAGGCTTCCTGGATCCGCTGGAACCGCCGCTTCGCCTCCCCCGACGCCGCCGCCGGCTCCTTGGCCCACCGATCCGGGTGCCACTTCTGCCCAACCCCTCGGAAACCCCAGTGATCAGAAGAAACCCCAACGACAAAAGGAAGAAGACATGAGGGAAGAGATGATGGGGGCGACGTACCAGGGCAAGGCAGCGGTAGGCGGAGCGGATGTCCGAGGCGGAGGCGGTGCTACGGATCCCGAGGAGGGAGTAGTAGcaggagccgtcggatccgggcCCGGAAGCGTCCATGGACGGAGATCGATCACCACTATAGCATTAATGTGGCTTACAGGAGGGAGATCGGGGGCGGGGGGCGGGGTGCGAGAAAATATCTGAGGCGGGGTTTGGATTTCTTTAAAGGGCAATGTGAGGCTAAGGTTGCGGGGGCAGCAGCATAAAGAGGAAGGGGGTGAAGGTTCGAGAATTTCGAGGCCGGGAGATATTTTCCTGGGAGTCACACGAAACGCCCCGATAATTGGCGTGTATTATCTAAACTGCCACGCAGTGTTCATATGGTTTGGTATACCAACATGTCCAAGTGTTGGATATGCACAACGTGCTTCGTTCCCGATTCAATCAATTGCATGCGTGTTCATCTGCCGCTGTGTTGACGATTCGATTCAAttttaaattgatttaaaataaaataaaatataaataaatttataatatttaattgttATTTGATATTCAGATCTTTGTCCATAGATTTTATTTAGTAATTATAGAAAAGTATAAATACTGTAAATAAGGATTACAAGGCTAATAGATTGATTGATGAAGAAGGTTAAGGagtaagatgaggaggagaaacaCAATGTGTGAGGGGACAGATGAATGAATGAACGAGAGAAGGATATGGTAATCTATGGAGCCCAGTTGTTAGTATGACGTATGTTGCACAATGAATCTACCCCTAATTTGGAAGACGAACAAAGACAGCAAGTTGAACTAGCAATGCTTGATTGATAATGAGGTGACAACATAACCCCACATGAAAGAAACATTAATAGTGCTAAGCAATTGCACGAGACAAAAATAGCTGCAAGACCGGCACTCAGTGGACTATTAAATATGTGTAATCAAAGCTATGAACAACAATATATAAATAAGTGAAAGGAATAGGTTTATTTAGAGAGGTCGAGAGAAGGTTTACGTGAGAGGATATATAAgatttctcttatatatatatatatatatatatatatatatatatatatatatatatatatatatatatatatatatatatatatatatatatatataatgcattacATGTGAATTACTTGCTATAAGAAGGACCCATTAGTAGTCCAATTTAAGAGGAAGGAGCAGTCAGTTTGAGATCACAAATAATTATCTTTGATCGAAATTTATCGATTCGGACAAAGGATTAGAATAGGATCAAGGGTTGATATTGTTACATTTTTGGAATAATCTTTCTCGAAAccattactatttcatttatcgaGTTAGATTCCAATCAACTTCCACTTCAATTGGAGACCTCATGTTCCTCAAGGGGAAGAGCTTCTCAAGTGCAGcttttatcttctttcttttcctccaTATTCATAGTTGATTAGCTAACTACAGAATAAATTTTGACTGTGTAGGAGGAAGAGACAATTTTTTTGGATTACAAAAATGCAATCAATATATACATGCTTGAAAGATGAACCAAACTTTACatgtatcaaagacaaatatgctaTTTACAAACTTGAAAAGGATAGATATGTGAAAGCCCTTTTCTTATACATTTATGAGGTAAATTATTCATTAATGGTTATTCAAATCCAAGTTGGATACATGAAGGAACCGTTGATGCCTATCCAAGTTGGCCAACTCTTTTTGAGAAGATAGCTTATCCAACTGGACTCTCTTGCATAATATATATGTGAAACTGATACCAACATTGAAAGCAAGGGATGAAACAGAGATTTAAGCAGTAGAGAACTGTTTCCTATTTTGCTCAacgttttattttttttcttttttcttttttactttcaaaGTTTAAATATCACCTTATTTTTATCCTTTTGGAATCAGTATATTTTGTTGaatatcgaattttgatgataaaattaattggtgaattaatgatctaatcaatgtgttaagataagtgagacaaagattaactacgatcgtgagagagataaaataattaaaaaagaatcaaagttaGCCTGAAGTCAATAAATGGGCATCGGGCCGGATGAATCggtgatacaccgaaggatcggacgatgcagtgaaagttcgctgagagtttgccggaagatcatcgaaagttcacaaAGAGTTTGGTTGAACAATTGACGTGCCAGACTTATTAGATTAAgtgtatcataattgttttagtcttaattatcatagttataattttaatttgagtTACTTTTagaagaaatcctactaactcgatTAAGGGCCGGTTGGATAcctcattcagccacttggagccatatCAAAAGGTAGTACCGTCGACGGTGGTATCGCTGGCAGTTAAtgttgttaggtggtggtaccgtcatagGCTTTATCAGGTAGTCGTATCACCCAACCCAGTGTCAATTTGCAAGTGATGTTACCGTCATTGTCAATACTCCGAAAACCTAGGATGATGCacttttttactctatttttgaaatcattggggcctataaatatctcactcttttctgcatgaaagagcacgaaaaaTGTGAACAAAAGTttgagattttgataataaaagtgttgaaaaagtgtttaatatcctcctcctcctttagttttgtgatcaatctaagagtGGTTGAAGGcttataaaaggttatctcctaaacttgtaaaaaagaaaaagagttgtaaaaggatggttggtatTCTCTCGTTGAAGAAGGATCATTAGTGGACGTTGGTAGTCTTAACAAAGGAgaaatcaaaagtggatgtaggtcacgacgatcaaactactataaatctggtgtgcttttttttttttaccatttatttcatatttttcattctcatcactcactaatttacttgctcactgctcTCAATCACTTACGAACGTTTAAACATTTTTTTGGATATAAACTTTATCGAACGAATCTTTGAATCAACGTCATTTTTATTGAAATTACTAATTCATccgcctcttagtgccgacttgatcctaatataTTTATCCTTGTAAATTTTAATATTGCTATGATAAGTTTTGATTGTCGATGTGTTGAGAATTTGGAGCCAACCTAGCTTAACTCGTAACAAGCGTCAACGTTAGGAAGTAACTAAGTTCTTTGTAAAATTACGCCAGGGTGTATTTGATAAATAACTTACCGTAAAATTAACAAGAGGGTTTGAAAGGTTGAAAATAATCGTATGAGCTCCCAAGTGACATATCTAAACACTTTTAcgatgataattttttataatgaATTAAAATAAGTTATTTGAATATAAAGAACTTTCATGATGATAGTTTTTgatgataaattaaaattatcttgAGTGTGAAGAACAATTGATTGAACcatcaaatattataattaacataATTGTATGTCATACTAATCCGATGACAATAAATAAGAGTTTGTATGATAAGGTGTGAGGTCACTTAATTATTTATACTTAAACCAAACTAAAATAGTAACCTAAGAACACAAACGCAAATCcaaactaaaatttttatatttaaatccaTCCCGAACAGACATAAAGAGTAAATAAACCTTGTTAAGTGAAAACTTTGACTCATCGACAACCCTACCTCACATACGGACACTCATATCCATTATGAATCTGAATCTGACGTACaattttattcataaaaaattCGACTATAAAAAATTGAAATCCGGTTGGCATGAATCGCATGCACGCCTTCCCGACTAATAATAAAGAGCTCGACGACAGAGCTCAGTATTCGGTGAGCGGTGTGCGGTGTTCTCCACAGGGAAGAAAAGCCAACTCATAAAGAGATTCCACCGTCTCACCTGTCGCGTTCCTAACGCATTTCCCGTCCACTCACCGTAACGTAATCATCAACGCCGGAAACTCCAATTCGTCAATATCAAATCCGGTCCCCTACCTTAAAGAATCAAGTAAATAGCCGTGATTTTAAGCAGTCCTCAGCTACCAACGATAGCCACTGAGCCCCCTCTCTGTCATACCGCGTCTACCACCGCCTTCCCTACTCTCTTTTCCGTCGGACCTATCGCGAAAGGAGCCGCGGTCGCCTCCGTTGCTCTCTTTCCTCGTCGAGGGTGAGGTCTTCTTCCACAGAGGCACATCAACGAGGGCTGCTGTTGTCACGGCCCGCGAGGGTGAAAGGGTCGTACATATATAGGCACCCCTCACAGGCACCGTTGATTTGAATGCAAAGAACAACAAAACAAATCACGGTCGTACGTTGTCAGGACGTGAGAGGAGTTTCCAGAAAATTATGAATATTCTTTTATTTATATTACAATTTCTTGTTGGACAGTGAAATTAGAACACGAAATAGCTCAACACCATTAGTTACTACTAGGGCACGAGAAATGAAACCAACGCCGACGAAGAAGGGGAGGGCGCACCTATCGCCGGAGCGCGACGGCGCCATCGGCAGCCACGACCGGCCCCCGGACCACGAGCGACTTGTAGATCTCCACCAGCACCTTCTCGTCGTACTCCTTGAGCGCCGGCCGGGCGAGACCCGTCACCTCGACCCCGCCGTAGCCGTAGCCACCGTAGGCGACACAGTTGGCAAAGCCGAGCATCATCCGCACGTAGGCGTCGCGGATCCGGGCGAGGATCCGCCGGGGAGAGGCCGCGCGGAGGAAGCCGAGGCGCGGCGAGATCCTGATCCGCCAGAACCGGCGCCGCCGCCGACCTCCCCCGCCGAGCTCCGCCTTGCAAAGGCGCCGCCGGCCCTTCCCGCCGTCGGCGTGGTGGTACCCCCGCCGCTTCCAGTACCCCTTCAAGCCGCCCTTGTACGATTCCATCTGCCCGCGTCGCTTCTTCGTCCCTCCTCCTTCAGCGTTTATATTAATGGATCGAGTCGACACCGGTTAGTGAGCATTTAAAGCAGCGGGATGGCATCACTCGCGGTGGTTCAGCAGCAGCGAGGTGACCATTTAATGGGGCCGCGGTGGCGTCACTGTTTAATCGAGACCGTTCACGTCACGTAGTAGTTCCAACACATTAGGCTCGGCATCTTAATTGGTATTCGAAAAGATGgtttatgatttatttaattactatataaataaaaagatgatttttctataaaatatttatattttagatatttttcaaCTGATatcttccattttattttttaaaaatataattcctAATTTGAAAAAACCTgttttttcttataatttttcttatttattataatattttatctcttacaatatttttgatctattataatattttgatcactatgataaaatatttaaaaatatttaaaaatatttaaaaataccaTAAATGATCGAAATAAACTCTTAACCCCAATCTAAGACGTATGAGCCAAACTAGTAAAACCAAATAGCTCAAAAGTTACTCTTAATCCTTCCttttaatctatataaataggaggacatgttaatgtatttaagttttttcacttttttaataaagcttcttcgataattattcttatcttctattattttcatcatatttCACTTTTCAATTTCACCTAATAGATGCCTAATGATATCTATTATTATTGTAACCGATGTCGGAAGACATTTTGCTACGTAAGAACATCTACCTT comes from Musa acuminata AAA Group cultivar baxijiao chromosome BXJ3-3, Cavendish_Baxijiao_AAA, whole genome shotgun sequence and encodes:
- the LOC103977655 gene encoding uncharacterized protein LOC103977655, whose translation is MESYKGGLKGYWKRRGYHHADGGKGRRRLCKAELGGGGRRRRRFWRIRISPRLGFLRAASPRRILARIRDAYVRMMLGFANCVAYGGYGYGGVEVTGLARPALKEYDEKVLVEIYKSLVVRGPVVAADGAVALRR
- the LOC103977654 gene encoding chaperone protein dnaJ 6 isoform X3, with product MDASGPGSDGSCYYSLLGIRSTASASDIRSAYRCLALKWHPDRWAKEPAAASGEAKRRFQRIQEAYSVLSDKGKRAMYDAGFYDPLDDDGDQDFSDFMQEMLAMMDGVKSEKPDTLEDLQRMLAEIVDGDSGSSGTGGHANGRRVPSDSSRRSRSGPIRR
- the LOC103977654 gene encoding chaperone protein dnaJ 6 isoform X1, coding for MDASGPGSDGSCYYSLLGIRSTASASDIRSAYRCLALKWHPDRWAKEPAAASGEAKRRFQRIQEAYSVLSDKGKRAMYDAGFYDPLDDDGDQDFSDFMQEMLAMMDGVKSEKPDTLEDLQRMLAEIVDGDSGSSGTGGHANGRRVPSDSSRRSRSGPIRSIANELSNWMR
- the LOC103977654 gene encoding chaperone protein dnaJ 6 isoform X2; this encodes MDASGPGSDGSCYYSLLGIRSTASASDIRSAYRCLALKWHPDRWAKEPAAASGEAKRRFQRIQEAYSVLSDKGKRAMYDAGFYDPLDDDGDQDFSDFMQEMLAMMDGVKSEKPDTLEDLQRMLAEIVDGDSGSSGTGGHANGRRVPSDSSRRSRSGPIRSR